The following are from one region of the Erwinia billingiae Eb661 genome:
- the cysN gene encoding sulfate adenylyltransferase subunit CysN — protein MNTVIAQQIADQGGVEAWLHAQQHKSLLRFLTCGSVDDGKSTLIGRLLHDTRQIYEDQLSSLHNDSKRHGTQGEKLDLALLVDGLQAEREQGITIDVAYRYFSTEKRKFIIADTPGHEQYTRNMATGASTCDLAILLIDARKGVLDQTRRHSFISTLLGIKHLIVAINKMDLVEYSEATFEQIKQDYLDFAGQLPADLDIRFVPLSALEGENVASPSEAMSWYTGPTLLDVLETVEVQRVVEQQPMRFPVQYVNRPNLDFRGYAGTLASGTVTVGQRVKVLPSGVESSIARIVTFDGDLQEAQAGEAITLVLKDEIDISRGDLLVAADATLKPVQAASVDVVWMAEQPLVPGQSFDIKIAGKKTRARVEKIEHQVEINSLAKHDAESLPLNGIGLVDLTFDEPMVLDQYQQNPVTGGMIIIDRLSNVTVGAGMIRQPLEDVVQNPGNFSAFELELNELVRRHFPHWGARDLLGGK, from the coding sequence ATGAATACCGTCATTGCACAACAAATTGCCGACCAGGGCGGCGTGGAAGCCTGGCTGCACGCCCAGCAACATAAAAGCCTGCTGCGTTTTCTGACCTGCGGCAGCGTCGACGATGGCAAGAGCACGCTGATTGGTCGCCTGCTCCATGACACCCGTCAGATTTATGAAGATCAGCTCTCTTCACTGCATAACGACAGCAAGCGTCACGGCACTCAGGGCGAGAAACTGGATCTGGCGCTGCTGGTGGATGGCCTGCAGGCCGAGCGCGAGCAGGGCATTACCATTGATGTCGCCTACCGCTATTTCTCCACCGAGAAGCGTAAGTTCATCATTGCCGACACGCCAGGACACGAGCAGTACACCCGCAACATGGCCACCGGCGCATCCACCTGCGACCTGGCGATCCTGCTGATCGATGCGCGTAAAGGCGTGCTGGATCAGACGCGTCGACACAGCTTTATCTCCACGCTGCTGGGCATCAAGCACCTGATCGTGGCGATCAACAAAATGGATCTGGTTGAGTACAGCGAAGCGACCTTCGAGCAGATCAAACAGGATTACCTCGACTTTGCCGGCCAGTTGCCCGCCGATCTCGATATCCGCTTTGTGCCGTTGTCGGCGCTGGAAGGCGAGAACGTGGCCTCCCCAAGCGAAGCGATGAGCTGGTACACCGGCCCAACGCTGCTGGACGTGCTGGAAACTGTCGAGGTGCAGCGCGTGGTTGAGCAGCAGCCGATGCGTTTCCCGGTGCAGTACGTTAACCGTCCGAACCTGGATTTCCGCGGTTACGCCGGCACGCTGGCATCCGGCACCGTGACCGTCGGACAGCGCGTCAAGGTGCTGCCATCGGGCGTTGAATCGTCGATTGCCCGCATCGTGACCTTTGACGGCGATCTGCAGGAAGCGCAGGCCGGTGAAGCGATCACCCTGGTGCTGAAAGACGAAATCGATATCAGCCGCGGTGATTTGCTGGTGGCGGCCGATGCCACGCTCAAGCCAGTGCAGGCCGCGTCGGTTGACGTGGTATGGATGGCGGAACAGCCGCTGGTGCCAGGCCAGAGCTTTGACATTAAAATCGCCGGCAAGAAAACTCGCGCCCGTGTTGAGAAGATTGAACATCAGGTTGAGATCAACAGCCTGGCGAAACATGATGCGGAAAGCCTGCCGCTGAACGGTATCGGTCTGGTCGATCTGACCTTTGATGAGCCGATGGTGCTGGATCAGTATCAGCAGAACCCGGTGACCGGTGGCATGATCATTATCGATCGCCTGAGCAACGTCACCGTCGGCGCCGGGATGATCCGTCAGCCGCTGGAAGACGTGGTGCAGAATCCGGGCAACTTTAGCGCTTTCGAGCTGGAGCTGAACGAACTGGTTCGCCGTCACTTCCCACACTGGGGCGCACGCGATCTGTTGGGCGGCAAATAA
- the cysD gene encoding sulfate adenylyltransferase subunit CysD: MDQKRLTHLRQLEAESIHIIREVAAEFGNPVMMYSIGKDSSVMLHLARKAFYPGTLPFPLLHVDTGWKFREMYEFRDRTVKNIGAELLVHKNPEGVAMGINPFVHGSAKHTDIMKTEGLKQALNKYGFDAAFGGARRDEEKSRAKERIYSFRDRFHRWDPKNQRPELWHNYNGQINKGESIRVFPLSNWTELDIWQYIFLENIDIVPLYLAAPRPVLERDGMLMMIDDDRIDLQPGEVIEQRMVRFRTLGCWPLTGAVESEAQTLPEIIEEMLVSTTSERQGRMIDRDQSGSMELKKRQGYF, encoded by the coding sequence ATGGATCAAAAACGACTGACTCACCTGCGTCAACTGGAAGCGGAAAGTATTCATATTATCCGTGAAGTGGCAGCAGAGTTTGGCAACCCGGTGATGATGTACTCCATCGGCAAGGACTCCTCTGTGATGCTGCACCTGGCGCGCAAGGCATTCTATCCGGGCACGCTGCCGTTCCCGTTACTGCACGTGGATACCGGCTGGAAATTCCGTGAAATGTACGAGTTCCGCGACCGCACGGTGAAAAACATCGGTGCCGAGCTGCTGGTACACAAAAACCCGGAAGGCGTGGCGATGGGCATCAATCCCTTCGTTCACGGCAGTGCCAAGCACACCGACATCATGAAGACCGAAGGCCTGAAGCAGGCGCTGAACAAGTACGGCTTTGATGCCGCGTTCGGCGGTGCCCGTCGTGATGAAGAAAAATCCCGTGCGAAAGAGCGTATCTACTCGTTCCGCGACCGTTTCCACCGCTGGGACCCGAAAAATCAGCGTCCTGAGCTGTGGCACAACTACAACGGCCAGATCAATAAAGGCGAAAGTATCCGCGTCTTCCCGCTCTCCAACTGGACCGAGCTGGATATCTGGCAGTACATCTTCCTGGAAAACATCGACATCGTGCCATTGTACCTGGCCGCACCGCGTCCGGTGCTGGAGCGCGATGGCATGTTAATGATGATCGATGACGACCGTATCGATCTGCAACCTGGCGAAGTGATTGAGCAGCGCATGGTCCGATTCCGTACCCTCGGCTGCTGGCCGCTGACCGGCGCGGTGGAATCCGAGGCGCAAACGCTGCCGGAGATCATTGAAGAGATGCTGGTTTCCACCACCAGTGAACGTCAGGGCCGCATGATCGACCGCGACCAGTCCGGCTCGATGGAGCTGAAAAAACGCCAGGGTTATTTCTAA
- the cysG gene encoding siroheme synthase CysG, with protein MDYLPIFADIRNKPVLIVGGGDVAARKIDLLRRAGARVQIAARTLCEELTALENSGEVSWIAKEYQNALLDGVYLVIAATDDGELNARVYHDATERQMLANVVDDQPKCSFIFPSIVDRSPLVVAISSSGTAPVLARLLREKLEALLPANLGQMAELAGQWRTKVKQRLGKMSERRRYWEAAFNGLFASQVASGNIEGAKRTLDQQLDDPDAGEGEIILVGAGPGDPGLLTLRGLQVMQQADVVLYDHLVSDEILDLVRRDADRICVGKRANAHSIPQEETNRMLVSLAKQGKRVVRLKGGDPFIFGRGGEELQAAVEAGIPFQVVPGVTAAAGATAYAGIPLTHRDYAQSATFITGHCRADGEGLDWASLAVSRQTLAIYMGTMKAGEISSQLIAHGRDAQTPVAVIGRGTRQDQQVLTGTLEELEALAQRAPTPALLVVGEVVHLHQQLAWFQHSAQQAGRESAVVNLA; from the coding sequence GTGGACTATCTTCCGATTTTTGCTGACATCCGAAACAAACCGGTGCTGATTGTAGGCGGCGGTGACGTGGCTGCGCGCAAGATTGACTTGCTGCGTCGCGCGGGTGCCCGGGTGCAAATCGCCGCTCGCACGCTGTGTGAGGAGCTGACCGCGCTGGAAAACAGTGGCGAGGTCAGCTGGATAGCCAAAGAGTATCAGAACGCGCTGCTGGACGGCGTCTATCTGGTGATCGCTGCCACCGACGACGGCGAACTGAATGCCCGCGTCTATCACGATGCCACCGAGCGTCAGATGCTGGCCAACGTGGTGGACGATCAGCCGAAGTGCTCATTTATTTTCCCCTCTATTGTCGACCGCTCCCCGCTGGTGGTGGCGATCTCGTCGAGCGGCACGGCACCGGTGCTGGCGCGGTTACTGCGTGAGAAGCTGGAAGCCCTGCTGCCTGCCAACCTTGGTCAGATGGCGGAGCTTGCCGGTCAGTGGCGGACGAAAGTGAAGCAGCGGCTCGGAAAAATGTCCGAGCGTCGTCGCTACTGGGAAGCGGCCTTTAACGGCCTGTTTGCCAGCCAGGTGGCCTCCGGCAATATCGAGGGCGCGAAGCGCACGCTGGACCAACAGCTTGACGATCCCGATGCCGGCGAAGGCGAAATCATTCTGGTCGGTGCAGGTCCGGGCGATCCGGGTTTGCTGACCCTGCGCGGCTTGCAGGTGATGCAGCAGGCTGACGTGGTGCTGTATGACCATCTGGTCAGCGATGAAATTCTCGATCTGGTGCGCCGTGACGCCGACCGTATCTGCGTGGGCAAGCGTGCCAATGCGCACAGCATTCCGCAGGAAGAGACCAACCGCATGCTGGTGTCGCTGGCGAAACAGGGCAAGCGCGTGGTGCGCCTCAAAGGCGGTGACCCGTTTATCTTTGGCCGCGGCGGCGAAGAGCTGCAGGCGGCGGTTGAAGCCGGCATTCCTTTCCAGGTTGTGCCTGGCGTGACCGCTGCGGCGGGTGCGACCGCCTATGCCGGCATCCCGCTGACTCACCGCGACTACGCGCAGAGCGCCACCTTTATTACCGGTCATTGCCGCGCCGATGGCGAAGGGCTGGACTGGGCATCCCTGGCGGTCTCGCGTCAGACCCTGGCAATTTATATGGGCACCATGAAGGCGGGGGAAATCTCCTCGCAGCTGATTGCCCATGGCCGCGACGCACAGACGCCGGTGGCCGTGATCGGTCGCGGGACGCGTCAGGATCAGCAGGTGCTGACCGGCACGCTGGAAGAATTAGAAGCATTAGCGCAACGCGCACCGACGCCGGCATTACTGGTGGTAGGCGAAGTGGTTCACCTGCATCAGCAACTGGCATGGTTTCAACATTCAGCGCAGCAGGCCGGACGTGAGTCCGCCGTTGTGAATTTGGCTTGA
- a CDS encoding aminopeptidase, with protein sequence MFSRLRLRALAVLLSCGAIFPLQAASQPEGHFAEQQLRHIATYFPGRMAGSPAEMLTADYLQHQFSSMGYESNKRDFTASYPYRLQDGQITPHKVTATTVIAAREGKVPQQIVIVTQADTFMPVSDSDRQHNLGGLTLQGADDNASGLGVMLELAQRLSKVPLHYSLRFVALSGEENGHQGEADYLARLKPEEKKNTLLVINLDSLIVGDKLYFDSGSHTPEAVARQTRDRALAIARQHGLAVASNGKAVKNQPTDDLFDKAGIPLLRVRATNWELGNKDGQQQRAISRHFPAGTTRHQASLDNLAYLDRWLPGRITQRTRSTVKILLPLVTELANPKT encoded by the coding sequence ATGTTTTCCCGACTCCGCCTGCGCGCGCTTGCCGTGTTGCTCAGTTGCGGTGCTATTTTTCCTCTGCAGGCCGCCAGCCAGCCAGAGGGCCATTTTGCTGAACAGCAACTGCGTCACATTGCCACCTACTTCCCTGGCCGCATGGCCGGCAGTCCCGCCGAGATGCTGACCGCAGATTATCTGCAACATCAGTTCAGCAGCATGGGCTATGAAAGCAACAAACGCGACTTCACCGCCAGCTATCCCTATCGCTTACAGGATGGGCAGATTACGCCGCATAAAGTCACCGCCACCACGGTGATTGCCGCCCGCGAAGGCAAGGTGCCGCAGCAGATTGTGATCGTCACCCAAGCCGACACCTTTATGCCGGTGAGCGACAGCGATCGCCAGCACAACCTTGGCGGCCTGACGTTACAGGGTGCAGACGATAATGCCTCGGGTCTTGGCGTAATGCTGGAGCTGGCGCAACGTCTTAGCAAGGTGCCGCTGCACTACAGCCTGCGCTTCGTGGCATTAAGCGGTGAAGAGAACGGCCATCAGGGCGAAGCGGATTACCTCGCCCGCCTGAAGCCGGAAGAGAAGAAGAACACGCTGCTGGTGATCAACCTGGACAGCCTGATTGTCGGCGATAAACTTTACTTTGATAGCGGCAGCCACACGCCGGAAGCCGTCGCCCGACAAACCCGCGACCGCGCGCTGGCCATTGCCCGCCAGCACGGACTGGCGGTGGCCAGCAATGGCAAAGCCGTGAAGAACCAGCCGACCGACGATCTGTTCGATAAAGCCGGTATTCCTTTATTACGCGTGCGCGCCACCAACTGGGAGCTGGGTAATAAAGATGGCCAGCAGCAGCGCGCCATCAGCCGCCACTTCCCAGCGGGCACCACGCGCCATCAGGCTTCGCTGGATAATCTGGCTTATCTGGATCGCTGGCTGCCTGGACGCATTACGCAACGCACCCGAAGCACCGTTAAGATCCTGCTGCCGCTGGTCACCGAGCTGGCGAACCCCAAAACCTGA
- a CDS encoding YciI family protein gives MYIVYLNYVRPLEEVEAVLDPHVAWLNKYFDAGVFITAGRKDPRTGGVLMVKDIDRERLNTILAEDPFQAVAEYEVTKVNVTRSAEEFQSLVGI, from the coding sequence ATGTACATCGTCTATCTGAACTATGTCCGCCCGCTGGAAGAGGTGGAAGCCGTACTGGATCCGCACGTCGCCTGGCTGAACAAGTATTTTGACGCCGGCGTGTTTATCACCGCAGGCCGCAAAGATCCGCGCACCGGTGGCGTGCTGATGGTGAAGGATATCGATCGTGAGCGCCTGAACACCATTCTCGCCGAAGATCCCTTCCAGGCCGTTGCCGAGTATGAAGTGACGAAGGTCAACGTCACCCGCAGCGCGGAGGAATTCCAGTCGCTGGTGGGGATTTAA
- the cysH gene encoding phosphoadenosine phosphosulfate reductase: protein MSVLDLSELNELPKVKRVMALAELNTRLEKLSAQDRVLWALENLPGEAVLSSSFGIQAAVSLHLVNQAKPGIPVILTDTGYLFPETYQFIDHLTDKLQLNLKVYRAEQSAAWQEARYGKLWEQGVEGIERYNDINKVEPMNRAMKELKAQTWFAGLRRDQSSSRANLPVLAIQRGVFKLLPIIDWDNRQVHQYLQDNDLGYHPLWDQGYLSVGDTHTTRKWEPGMAEEETRFFGLKRECGLHE, encoded by the coding sequence ATGTCTGTACTCGATCTCTCTGAACTGAACGAATTACCGAAGGTTAAGCGCGTGATGGCGCTGGCGGAGCTGAACACCAGGCTGGAGAAACTGTCTGCCCAGGATCGCGTGCTCTGGGCGCTGGAGAATTTGCCGGGCGAAGCGGTGCTCTCTTCCAGCTTTGGCATTCAGGCGGCGGTCAGCCTGCATCTGGTCAATCAGGCGAAGCCCGGCATTCCGGTGATCCTCACCGATACCGGCTACCTGTTCCCGGAAACCTATCAGTTTATCGATCATCTGACCGACAAGCTGCAGCTCAACCTGAAAGTCTACCGTGCTGAACAGAGCGCGGCCTGGCAGGAAGCGCGTTACGGCAAGTTGTGGGAGCAGGGCGTGGAAGGCATTGAACGCTACAACGACATCAATAAAGTTGAGCCGATGAACCGCGCGATGAAAGAGCTGAAGGCCCAGACGTGGTTCGCCGGTCTGCGTCGCGATCAGTCCAGTAGCCGCGCCAATCTGCCGGTGCTGGCCATCCAGCGTGGCGTCTTTAAGCTGCTGCCAATCATCGACTGGGATAACCGTCAGGTGCATCAATACCTGCAGGATAACGATCTGGGTTATCACCCGCTGTGGGATCAGGGCTATCTGTCGGTTGGCGATACGCACACCACCCGCAAATGGGAGCCAGGCATGGCGGAAGAAGAGACGCGCTTCTTTGGTCTGAAGCGCGAATGCGGTCTGCACGAATAA
- the cysI gene encoding assimilatory sulfite reductase (NADPH) hemoprotein subunit: protein MSNEKHPGPLVVEGKLTDAERLKKESNYLRGTITEDLQNGLTGGFTGDNFLLIRFHGMYQQDDRDIRAERAEQKLEPRHAMMLRCRLPGGIITPKQWLGIDKFAENNTIYGSIRLTNRQTFQFHGILKGNVKPAHQMLSEVGLDSLATANDVNRNVLCSSNPVESELHQEAYEWAKKLSEHLLPQTRAYAEIWLDKEKVATTDKEPILGETYLPRKFKTTVVVPPHNDVDLHANDLNFVAIAENGKLIGFNLLVGGGLSIDHGNKATYARTASEFGFLPLDKTLAVAEAVVTTQRDWGNRTDRKNAKTKYTLERVGVETFKAEVERRADITFEPTRPYEFTTRGDRIGWVKGIDDKWHLTLFIENGRLLDYPGRPLKTGIAEIAKIHQGDFRLTANQNLIVAGVPEADKPKIEALARSHGLMESVTAQRENSMACVSFPTCPLAMAEAERFLPEFVTRVEGLMTAHGVGDEHIVLRVTGCPNGCGRALLAEIGLVGKAPGRYNLHLGGNRIGTRIPRMYRENITEDEILSTLDELLGRWSTEREADEGFGDFTIRAGVVKPVVDPARDFWA, encoded by the coding sequence ATGAGCAATGAAAAACATCCTGGCCCGCTGGTGGTTGAAGGCAAACTCACCGACGCAGAACGCCTGAAGAAAGAGAGCAACTACTTACGCGGTACCATCACCGAAGATCTGCAGAATGGTCTGACCGGCGGCTTTACCGGCGATAACTTTTTACTGATCCGTTTCCACGGCATGTATCAGCAGGATGACCGTGATATCCGTGCCGAACGTGCCGAGCAGAAGCTGGAACCGCGCCACGCGATGATGCTGCGCTGCCGCTTACCGGGCGGGATCATCACGCCTAAGCAGTGGCTGGGCATCGACAAATTTGCCGAGAACAACACCATTTATGGCAGCATCCGTCTGACCAACCGTCAGACCTTCCAGTTCCACGGCATCCTGAAGGGCAACGTGAAGCCCGCTCACCAGATGCTGAGTGAAGTGGGGCTGGATTCACTGGCTACCGCCAATGACGTCAATCGTAACGTGCTGTGCAGCTCGAACCCGGTGGAGTCCGAACTGCATCAGGAAGCCTACGAGTGGGCGAAGAAGCTCTCCGAGCATCTGCTGCCGCAGACCCGTGCCTATGCGGAAATCTGGCTGGATAAAGAGAAGGTTGCCACCACCGACAAAGAGCCGATTCTGGGCGAAACCTATCTGCCGCGTAAATTCAAAACCACCGTGGTGGTGCCACCGCACAACGACGTGGATCTGCACGCCAACGACCTGAACTTCGTGGCAATTGCCGAGAACGGCAAGCTGATCGGCTTTAACCTGTTGGTCGGCGGCGGTCTGTCTATCGATCACGGTAACAAAGCGACCTATGCCCGCACCGCCAGCGAGTTTGGCTTCCTGCCGCTGGATAAAACGTTGGCCGTTGCGGAAGCCGTGGTCACCACGCAGCGCGACTGGGGTAACCGTACCGATCGTAAAAACGCCAAAACCAAGTACACCCTTGAGCGTGTCGGCGTGGAAACCTTTAAGGCGGAAGTTGAGCGTCGTGCTGACATCACCTTTGAACCGACGCGTCCCTACGAATTCACCACCCGTGGCGATCGCATTGGCTGGGTAAAAGGTATCGATGACAAATGGCACCTGACGCTGTTTATCGAAAACGGTCGCCTGCTGGATTATCCGGGCCGTCCGCTGAAGACCGGTATTGCTGAAATCGCCAAAATTCACCAGGGCGACTTCCGTCTGACCGCTAACCAGAACCTGATTGTTGCCGGCGTGCCGGAAGCGGATAAGCCGAAAATTGAAGCGCTGGCGCGCAGTCATGGGCTGATGGAAAGCGTCACTGCCCAGCGCGAAAACTCGATGGCCTGCGTGTCGTTCCCGACCTGTCCGCTGGCGATGGCCGAAGCCGAACGCTTCCTGCCAGAATTCGTCACCCGGGTGGAAGGTCTGATGACCGCACACGGCGTGGGCGATGAGCACATCGTGCTGCGCGTAACCGGCTGTCCTAACGGCTGTGGCCGTGCGCTGCTGGCGGAAATTGGGCTGGTGGGCAAGGCGCCGGGCCGTTACAACCTGCATCTGGGCGGTAACCGCATCGGTACGCGTATCCCACGGATGTACCGTGAAAACATCACCGAAGACGAAATTTTGTCTACCCTTGATGAATTACTGGGGCGCTGGTCAACAGAACGCGAAGCCGATGAAGGCTTTGGTGATTTCACTATCCGCGCAGGCGTGGTGAAACCGGTTGTTGATCCGGCCCGCGATTTTTGGGCATGA
- the cysJ gene encoding NADPH-dependent assimilatory sulfite reductase flavoprotein subunit, whose amino-acid sequence MTTQAPPSSLLPLNPEQLARLQAATGDYSTTQLAWLSGYFWGMVNQAPGTAAVSAPAPVEAPAITLLSASQTGNARRLAEQLRDDLLAAKLNVNLVNAGDYKFKQIAQEKLLVVVTSTQGEGEPPEEAVALHKFLMSKKAPKLDNTAFAVFGLGDTSYEFFSQAGKDFDGKLAEMGGERLLDRVDADVEYAADAEQWRKQIVTILKARVPAESPAAAAATAAGSVNEVFSSPYSKEEPLTASFAVNQKITGRDSDKDVRHIEIDLGDSGLRYQPGDALGVWFENDAALVQELVELVWLKGDESVTVNDQTLTLSEALQKHFELTVNTPQIVEQYGTLSRDETLLGLISEKPKLQHYAQNTPIVDMVRGAPVELTAEQLIALLRPLTPRLYSIASSQAENDTEVHITVGAVRFDIDGRARAGGASSFLADRLEEDGDVRVFIEHNDNFRLPANPETPVIMIGPGTGIAPFRAFMQQRDADGAAGKNWLFFGNPHFTDDFLYQVEWQRYVKDGLLTNIDLAWSRDQQQKVYVQDKIRAKGAEVWDWIQQGAHIYVCGDANRMAKDVEQALLELVAEHGGMDTETADEFLSELRIERRYQRDVY is encoded by the coding sequence ATGACGACTCAGGCACCTCCAAGCTCTCTGCTTCCGCTTAACCCGGAACAACTCGCCCGTTTGCAGGCGGCCACCGGGGATTACTCCACGACTCAGCTGGCCTGGCTCTCCGGTTATTTCTGGGGCATGGTCAATCAGGCTCCCGGCACCGCCGCCGTCAGCGCACCGGCACCGGTTGAAGCCCCGGCGATTACCCTGCTTTCGGCGTCGCAAACCGGCAACGCCCGCCGTCTGGCAGAACAGCTGCGCGACGACCTGCTGGCCGCGAAACTGAACGTCAACCTGGTTAACGCCGGTGATTACAAGTTCAAGCAGATCGCCCAGGAAAAACTGCTGGTGGTGGTGACCTCGACCCAGGGTGAGGGCGAACCGCCTGAAGAAGCCGTGGCGTTGCACAAGTTCCTGATGTCCAAAAAGGCGCCGAAGCTGGATAACACCGCGTTTGCGGTGTTCGGGCTGGGCGATACTTCATATGAATTCTTTAGCCAGGCCGGGAAGGACTTCGACGGCAAGCTGGCGGAGATGGGCGGTGAACGCCTGCTGGACCGCGTCGATGCCGATGTGGAATATGCCGCAGACGCCGAGCAATGGCGCAAGCAGATTGTTACCATCCTGAAAGCCCGCGTACCGGCCGAATCACCGGCGGCAGCGGCCGCCACTGCCGCCGGCTCGGTGAACGAAGTGTTCAGCAGCCCGTACAGCAAAGAAGAGCCGCTAACCGCCAGCTTCGCCGTTAACCAGAAGATTACCGGCCGTGACTCTGACAAAGATGTTCGCCACATTGAAATCGATCTGGGCGACTCGGGTCTGCGTTATCAGCCGGGCGATGCGTTAGGCGTCTGGTTTGAAAATGATGCAGCGCTGGTGCAGGAGCTGGTTGAGCTGGTGTGGCTGAAAGGCGATGAGAGCGTTACGGTCAATGACCAGACGCTGACCCTGAGCGAGGCGCTGCAAAAGCATTTTGAACTGACGGTCAACACGCCGCAGATCGTGGAGCAGTACGGCACCTTGAGCCGCGACGAAACGCTGCTGGGCCTGATCAGCGAAAAGCCCAAACTGCAGCATTACGCGCAGAACACGCCCATCGTCGACATGGTACGCGGCGCGCCGGTTGAGCTGACCGCTGAGCAGTTGATTGCGCTGCTGCGTCCGCTGACGCCGCGTCTCTACTCCATTGCTTCATCGCAGGCGGAGAACGACACCGAGGTGCATATCACCGTTGGCGCGGTCCGCTTCGACATTGATGGCCGCGCGCGTGCGGGCGGGGCGTCCAGCTTCCTGGCCGACCGTCTGGAAGAAGACGGCGACGTGCGGGTGTTTATTGAGCATAACGATAACTTCCGTTTACCGGCCAACCCGGAAACGCCGGTGATCATGATTGGCCCTGGCACCGGCATCGCCCCGTTCCGCGCCTTTATGCAGCAACGTGATGCGGACGGCGCCGCCGGCAAAAACTGGCTGTTCTTTGGCAACCCGCACTTTACCGATGACTTCCTCTACCAGGTAGAGTGGCAGCGTTACGTGAAGGATGGCCTGCTGACCAATATCGATCTGGCCTGGTCCCGTGACCAGCAGCAGAAAGTGTATGTACAGGATAAAATCCGCGCCAAAGGGGCGGAAGTGTGGGACTGGATCCAACAGGGTGCGCACATCTATGTCTGCGGTGATGCCAACCGTATGGCGAAAGATGTCGAGCAGGCTTTGCTGGAACTGGTCGCCGAGCACGGTGGCATGGACACAGAGACCGCCGACGAATTCTTAAGTGAGCTGCGCATTGAGCGCCGTTATCAGCGAGACGTTTACTAA
- the queD gene encoding 6-carboxytetrahydropterin synthase QueD: MATTLFKDFMFEAAHHLPNVPAGHKCGRLHGHSFLVRLEITGEVDAHTGWIMDFAELKAAFKPIYDQLDHYYLNEIAGLENPTSEVLAKWIWDQMKPKLAELSAVTIKETCTAGCIYRG, encoded by the coding sequence ATGGCTACCACGCTGTTTAAAGATTTTATGTTCGAGGCTGCTCACCATCTGCCTAACGTTCCTGCAGGGCACAAATGTGGCCGCCTGCACGGGCACTCCTTCCTGGTGCGGCTCGAAATTACCGGCGAAGTGGATGCGCATACCGGCTGGATTATGGACTTTGCCGAACTGAAAGCGGCCTTCAAGCCGATCTACGACCAGCTCGATCATTACTACCTGAATGAGATTGCCGGTCTGGAGAATCCAACCAGCGAAGTGCTGGCGAAATGGATTTGGGATCAGATGAAACCGAAGCTCGCAGAACTGAGCGCGGTGACCATCAAAGAGACCTGCACCGCGGGCTGCATCTACAGAGGTTAA
- the queE gene encoding 7-carboxy-7-deazaguanine synthase QueE, translating into MQYPINEMFQTLQGEGFYTGVPAIFIRLQGCPVGCSWCDTKHTWDKLADRETSLGDILTKTVETDAWGSANAAALLAVIANHGWTARHIVITGGEPCIHDLTPLTATLQQHGFSCQIETSGTHEVLCSAETWVTVSPKVNMRGGYDVLNQALVRADEVKHPVARQRDVEALQALLATLNDDKPRIIALQPISQKDDATKLCIETCIKHNWRLSMQTHKYLNIA; encoded by the coding sequence ATGCAGTACCCGATTAATGAAATGTTCCAGACGTTGCAGGGCGAAGGGTTTTACACCGGCGTTCCGGCAATTTTTATCCGCCTGCAAGGATGCCCGGTGGGCTGCAGCTGGTGTGATACCAAACACACCTGGGATAAGCTGGCCGATCGGGAAACCTCGCTGGGCGATATCTTAACCAAAACCGTCGAAACCGATGCGTGGGGCTCGGCCAATGCCGCCGCGTTGCTGGCAGTGATTGCCAACCATGGCTGGACGGCGCGCCATATTGTGATCACCGGCGGCGAACCCTGCATCCACGATCTGACGCCGCTGACCGCGACGCTGCAGCAGCACGGCTTCAGCTGCCAGATCGAAACCAGCGGTACTCACGAGGTGCTTTGCAGCGCAGAGACCTGGGTGACGGTGTCGCCGAAGGTGAATATGCGCGGGGGTTATGACGTGTTGAATCAGGCGCTGGTGCGCGCAGATGAAGTGAAGCATCCGGTGGCCCGTCAGCGTGATGTGGAGGCTTTACAGGCGCTGTTGGCGACGCTGAATGATGACAAGCCGCGGATTATCGCGCTGCAGCCGATCAGTCAGAAAGACGATGCGACTAAGCTGTGTATTGAAACCTGTATCAAGCACAACTGGCGTTTATCGATGCAGACGCATAAGTACCTGAACATCGCTTAG